A single region of the Austwickia chelonae genome encodes:
- a CDS encoding alpha/beta hydrolase, whose amino-acid sequence MELTGTPFTVTMTTAAIAAFVLAIWGMPRLVGSWPRAMMRIIALACVNVVVVMTVATHLNATNGWYSSWGDLVGAAPKQEEAQAGDAAKAASQKVEGAAQKHRVPTSFPPLPEPGQRKQTYTFKGPASGLTGEIVVVLPKSYEEPGSTKKYPVAEAFHGFPGTPSGWVSKMDAPKYLDEAVASGKIRETLLVVPAITIPRGVDSECVNGPSGKAQMETWVSEDVPRFVRDRFRVEQGRDSWAAMGYSVGGYCATLMGMHHSDTFGAVVSLGGYVKPDFATGAPWPAGSPLAARYDLVARIKEKVPPVAMYVQAGQRSPFWKDIKSFMDSAKDPMSLKSVVLLDTGHRWDVWQGEMPKVFAWMGSSIPGFRPQK is encoded by the coding sequence GTGGAACTGACCGGCACGCCGTTTACCGTCACGATGACGACTGCGGCGATCGCGGCATTCGTCCTGGCGATTTGGGGGATGCCTCGGCTGGTGGGCTCGTGGCCGCGTGCAATGATGCGCATCATAGCCCTGGCCTGCGTCAATGTTGTGGTAGTGATGACTGTCGCCACTCATCTGAATGCCACTAACGGGTGGTATTCCTCGTGGGGTGACCTGGTCGGCGCCGCGCCGAAACAAGAAGAAGCTCAGGCCGGTGACGCCGCCAAAGCTGCATCGCAGAAGGTCGAGGGAGCCGCGCAGAAACATCGGGTTCCTACGAGTTTCCCGCCCCTGCCCGAACCTGGGCAGCGCAAACAGACATACACCTTCAAAGGGCCGGCAAGTGGACTGACCGGCGAAATCGTTGTTGTTCTCCCGAAGAGCTACGAAGAGCCCGGGAGCACCAAGAAATATCCGGTCGCTGAAGCATTCCATGGTTTTCCTGGAACGCCCTCCGGGTGGGTCTCCAAGATGGACGCCCCCAAATATTTGGATGAAGCGGTTGCCTCCGGAAAGATTCGAGAGACACTTCTGGTCGTCCCCGCCATCACCATTCCTCGGGGTGTGGACAGCGAATGCGTGAACGGTCCGTCTGGGAAGGCTCAGATGGAGACCTGGGTCAGTGAAGATGTCCCGCGTTTCGTCCGCGATCGTTTCCGGGTCGAACAAGGACGTGACTCCTGGGCCGCCATGGGCTACTCAGTCGGCGGTTATTGTGCCACTCTCATGGGTATGCACCACAGCGACACCTTCGGGGCCGTGGTCAGCCTGGGCGGTTATGTGAAACCAGATTTTGCCACCGGAGCCCCCTGGCCCGCAGGCAGCCCATTAGCTGCCCGGTACGACTTGGTCGCTCGGATCAAGGAGAAGGTGCCGCCGGTTGCCATGTACGTGCAGGCCGGGCAGCGCAGCCCCTTCTGGAAGGACATCAAGTCCTTCATGGATTCAGCGAAGGACCCTATGTCATTGAAATCTGTGGTGTTGCTCGATACCGGGCACCGTTGGGACGTCTGGCAGGGCGAGATGCCGAAGGTATTCGCCTGGATGGGTTCATCGATCCCCGGATTCCGCCCGCAGAAATAA
- a CDS encoding DUF998 domain-containing protein — translation MSGNASGADQAGAKEVTAVGATGSSVGQRTAEATNWAAGVAAAGLFYLSWIWAPVVATDGLDPISTYASELAATDQPGSWFFRVSDLITGLLIAAVAGWRARLREIGRAQWGWWALTGFGVATVADALAPLSCAPSADKVCAAKEAAFELHWTHSAHVGTSVTASVMMMAAVVLITLPLFLAHRSSWLSGDRMSVLRLLLLVSAAGYLLGTAWTMLEVARATIDWPWPALLGVAQRFQVGSGSVWMLALAGLAFWGGLAATRAAADRGQNGV, via the coding sequence ATGAGCGGGAACGCGTCCGGGGCGGACCAGGCGGGTGCGAAGGAGGTCACGGCTGTCGGGGCTACCGGCTCGTCGGTGGGACAACGCACAGCTGAAGCGACGAACTGGGCTGCCGGGGTGGCTGCTGCCGGACTGTTCTACCTCTCCTGGATCTGGGCGCCTGTCGTGGCGACGGATGGTTTGGATCCGATCAGCACCTATGCGAGCGAGCTGGCCGCCACCGATCAGCCCGGTTCGTGGTTCTTCCGGGTTTCGGACCTGATCACCGGTTTGCTGATCGCGGCAGTGGCCGGATGGCGTGCTCGGTTAAGGGAAATCGGTCGGGCGCAGTGGGGGTGGTGGGCCCTGACCGGTTTCGGGGTGGCCACGGTCGCGGATGCGTTGGCACCCTTGTCGTGTGCTCCCAGCGCCGACAAGGTGTGTGCGGCCAAAGAAGCCGCTTTCGAGCTGCACTGGACCCATTCGGCTCACGTCGGCACGAGTGTGACGGCATCGGTGATGATGATGGCGGCGGTGGTCCTGATCACTCTTCCGTTGTTCCTGGCGCACCGTTCTTCCTGGCTGTCCGGCGACCGGATGTCAGTGCTGCGTCTGCTGCTCCTGGTATCCGCTGCGGGATACCTGTTGGGTACGGCCTGGACGATGCTGGAGGTCGCCAGGGCCACGATCGATTGGCCATGGCCTGCATTGTTGGGGGTCGCTCAACGCTTCCAGGTCGGGAGCGGGTCGGTGTGGATGCTGGCCCTGGCGGGTCTGGCCTTCTGGGGTGGCCTGGCAGCTACTCGCGCGGCGGCCGACAGGGGGCAGAACGGTGTCTGA
- a CDS encoding MFS transporter: MELPQGLSRGSAGFTRAVVAVVCAGLGSFNALYCTQALMPAISSGLGVDPARASLTVSAATGVMAAAILPMSVLSERFGRGRMIIFSAISASVLGLILPLAPTIWWLIIGRAVQGFLLAGVPATAMAWLSEEIAPGDLPAVMGLYVAGTTVGGLSGRLIPAMALEVTSWPWALAATAVVAALCAGVMTLVMPAPRRFRPKRLRWREESRALARHCRDRRLMGLFAVAFLLMGVFVSLYNYLGYHLLAEPFGLSQVEVGAIFLLYLCGTVASARAGSVAARFGRQRVLLAGLGLCLVGMPAVMVDALWSVLLGTAVFTAGFFTVHAVASGWVGALAVRDRAEASGLYLTSYYLGSSLVGYLSGLVFHAYGWQVLVCWLLFLIVAAGVLALSEALLLRSQRHATSF, encoded by the coding sequence GTGGAACTTCCCCAGGGTTTATCGCGTGGATCCGCAGGATTCACGCGAGCTGTGGTCGCGGTGGTCTGTGCCGGCCTGGGGTCGTTCAACGCGCTGTACTGCACGCAGGCGTTGATGCCTGCGATCAGCTCCGGCTTGGGGGTGGATCCGGCCCGGGCCTCGCTGACGGTCAGTGCGGCGACCGGGGTGATGGCTGCGGCGATCCTGCCGATGTCGGTGCTCTCGGAGCGTTTTGGTCGAGGGCGGATGATCATCTTCTCGGCGATCTCGGCGTCCGTGCTCGGCTTGATCCTTCCGCTGGCCCCGACGATCTGGTGGTTGATCATCGGGCGCGCGGTGCAGGGATTCCTCCTGGCGGGGGTACCGGCTACTGCAATGGCCTGGCTGAGCGAGGAGATCGCTCCTGGGGATCTGCCTGCGGTGATGGGGTTGTACGTGGCAGGCACCACGGTGGGCGGCTTGTCCGGACGGTTGATCCCGGCGATGGCCTTGGAGGTGACTTCATGGCCGTGGGCTTTGGCTGCGACAGCCGTGGTGGCTGCGCTTTGCGCCGGGGTGATGACCTTGGTGATGCCTGCGCCGCGGCGTTTCCGCCCTAAACGTCTGCGCTGGCGGGAGGAGTCGCGTGCTTTGGCCCGGCATTGTCGGGATCGCCGGCTGATGGGTTTGTTCGCTGTGGCCTTCCTCCTGATGGGAGTCTTCGTCTCGCTGTACAACTACCTCGGCTATCACTTACTGGCAGAGCCTTTCGGGCTGAGCCAGGTCGAGGTGGGTGCGATCTTCCTGCTCTACCTCTGTGGGACGGTCGCCTCGGCGCGTGCTGGTTCGGTAGCGGCTCGGTTCGGACGACAGCGGGTGCTTCTGGCCGGGCTCGGCCTGTGCTTGGTGGGTATGCCTGCGGTGATGGTCGATGCGCTGTGGTCGGTGCTCCTGGGCACGGCGGTGTTCACCGCAGGTTTCTTCACCGTGCATGCGGTGGCCTCTGGCTGGGTCGGCGCTTTGGCCGTCCGTGATCGCGCAGAGGCTTCAGGCCTGTACCTGACGAGCTACTACTTGGGAAGTTCCCTGGTGGGCTACCTGTCGGGGCTTGTCTTCCATGCCTACGGGTGGCAGGTCCTGGTGTGCTGGCTGCTCTTCCTGATCGTGGCGGCGGGCGTGCTCGCTTTGTCAGAGGCTCTCCTGCTGCGTTCGCAGCGGCACGCAACTTCCTTCTGA
- the lysX gene encoding bifunctional lysylphosphatidylglycerol synthetase/lysine--tRNA ligase LysX, which yields MLDQSAHDHREAERRGSSAEAAPPQGTSSGGGLWASASGKFPGFFALMVFLNGLLTGFLALVGVEFRDRHYELIDTVSLYIDIQANIAWATVLMMNAAALAARKRAAWGLSLLWTVIFFTLDIADYLYDGVWQWGPIAFHTVVILLLLATRKEFWTRVRKVAYLRALGTLLAGLAICIPFGWLLLELDPGQVPPEQRLDWTIIQVAGLGIEQGGYFESPAPGWVTIVQSTLGAICLITAVVVVFRTRRAEDQLSEADERAMRVLVERHGSADSLSYFALRRDKSVVFSPDGFAAIAYRVEAGVSIASGDPLGDPKSWAAAIDAWMQAARPYGWVPAAIGTSRAGAEAYHRAGFSVLDLGDEAIVYTGNFSLRGTERAPLRRAVGHAEKAGVKVRMRRHADVPAEELAQLGRLADEWRGEEPERGFSMALGRWNDPADGACLLAEAVIGMGTPEERVVGLLSFVPWGRAGVSLDVMRRSPDAPNGTTELMITDLCRRADEVGVRRVSLNFAMFRSVFEEGAEIGAGPVLRLWRRILVFLSRWWQMESLYRSNLKYQPEWEPRFLCFQDGGQLPRIGLGVGIAEGFVGLPRPLRPLRGDTAVVSSNAPDLSVFEVEEQVRRYPEQERVRREKADHLIGSGVDPWPMSKPPSHEAKDVLGLEEGTRLSVSGRALGIRDFGGVIFVELRDWTGRTQLLLDRQVCGEAMLEAFRSGVDLGDLIGVSGRRGKSRKGEPSVLVDMWRMEAKCLHPMPDKWRGLTDPEALVRQRYLDLAVNSKTRERMRARSAVLTSLRSTLGSYKYLEVETPILQTIHGGANARPFRTHINAYDLDLYLRIAPELYLKRLCVGGMDRVFELGRTFRNEGVDFSHNPEFTILEAYAAHGDYLTMMDLCRELIQNAAIAANGECVVPGPNGERVDISGEWPVKTLHGAISEALLEMGGQEITAETPVEILREQCDLAGVPYLSGWDAGTVALEMYERLVEEHTQRPTFYCDFPVSVSPLTRSHRSTPGVTERWDLVAWGVELGTAYSELTDPLEQRRRLTAQSESAAAGDPEAMELDEDFLVALEHGMPPTGGLGMGVDRLVMMITGASIRETLPFPMARPR from the coding sequence ATGCTCGATCAGTCAGCGCACGACCACCGCGAGGCTGAACGCCGCGGTTCTTCCGCCGAAGCGGCTCCACCGCAGGGCACCTCCTCGGGCGGCGGGCTGTGGGCATCGGCCAGCGGCAAATTCCCTGGTTTCTTCGCCCTCATGGTTTTCCTCAACGGGCTGCTCACCGGTTTCTTGGCGCTGGTCGGAGTGGAATTCCGCGATCGACATTACGAGCTCATCGACACGGTGAGCCTGTACATCGACATCCAGGCCAATATCGCCTGGGCGACCGTCCTGATGATGAACGCCGCAGCACTGGCCGCGCGAAAACGAGCAGCGTGGGGGCTCTCCCTGCTGTGGACGGTGATCTTCTTCACTCTGGACATCGCGGACTACCTCTACGACGGCGTCTGGCAGTGGGGACCGATCGCCTTCCACACCGTGGTCATCCTGCTCCTGCTGGCGACACGTAAAGAGTTCTGGACCAGGGTTCGTAAGGTCGCCTACCTGCGGGCACTGGGCACCCTGCTCGCCGGTCTGGCGATCTGCATCCCGTTCGGGTGGCTGTTGCTCGAACTCGACCCGGGCCAGGTTCCACCGGAACAGCGGCTCGATTGGACCATCATCCAGGTCGCCGGGCTCGGCATCGAACAGGGCGGCTACTTCGAATCGCCGGCTCCTGGCTGGGTGACCATCGTCCAGAGCACCCTTGGCGCGATCTGCCTCATTACCGCCGTCGTCGTGGTATTCCGTACCCGTCGCGCCGAGGATCAGCTGAGCGAAGCCGACGAGCGGGCCATGCGGGTGCTCGTCGAACGACATGGCAGCGCCGACTCACTGTCCTACTTCGCCTTGCGTCGGGACAAATCTGTCGTTTTCAGTCCGGACGGATTCGCTGCGATTGCTTATCGGGTCGAAGCGGGAGTGTCTATTGCCTCGGGCGACCCGCTCGGCGACCCGAAATCCTGGGCTGCCGCGATCGATGCCTGGATGCAGGCCGCTCGACCCTACGGTTGGGTCCCCGCCGCGATCGGTACTTCCCGGGCCGGCGCCGAGGCCTACCATCGGGCCGGTTTCTCCGTGCTTGACCTCGGCGATGAAGCCATCGTGTACACGGGGAACTTCTCGTTGCGAGGAACCGAACGTGCACCGCTGCGGCGCGCGGTCGGCCACGCAGAGAAAGCGGGGGTCAAGGTGCGTATGCGTCGGCATGCCGACGTCCCGGCCGAAGAACTCGCACAGCTGGGCCGTCTGGCCGACGAATGGCGCGGCGAAGAGCCCGAGCGTGGTTTCTCGATGGCGCTTGGACGGTGGAACGATCCGGCGGACGGGGCCTGCCTGCTCGCAGAAGCCGTCATCGGTATGGGCACCCCGGAAGAACGTGTTGTCGGACTGCTCTCCTTCGTCCCATGGGGGAGGGCTGGGGTGTCCCTGGATGTCATGCGGCGATCTCCTGATGCCCCGAATGGCACCACTGAGCTGATGATCACCGATCTGTGCCGTCGCGCCGACGAGGTCGGAGTACGACGGGTCTCCTTGAACTTTGCGATGTTCCGGTCGGTCTTCGAAGAAGGAGCTGAGATCGGTGCCGGGCCGGTGCTGCGGCTGTGGCGGCGAATCCTGGTCTTCCTGTCCCGCTGGTGGCAGATGGAGTCGTTGTACCGCTCGAACCTGAAGTACCAGCCCGAATGGGAACCGCGTTTCCTGTGCTTCCAGGACGGAGGACAGCTTCCTCGGATCGGATTGGGAGTCGGGATCGCCGAGGGGTTCGTCGGCCTGCCCCGTCCCCTCCGCCCACTACGCGGCGATACCGCTGTCGTCTCCAGCAACGCCCCTGACCTGAGCGTTTTCGAGGTCGAGGAACAGGTGCGTCGATACCCCGAGCAGGAACGGGTCCGGCGGGAGAAAGCTGACCACCTGATCGGCTCCGGGGTCGACCCCTGGCCGATGTCGAAGCCTCCGAGCCACGAGGCGAAGGACGTCCTGGGCCTGGAGGAGGGCACCAGATTGTCGGTCTCGGGTCGAGCGCTCGGCATCCGTGACTTCGGTGGAGTCATCTTCGTCGAGCTGCGTGACTGGACCGGACGGACCCAGCTCCTCCTCGACCGCCAGGTGTGCGGTGAAGCCATGCTGGAGGCCTTCCGCAGCGGCGTCGACCTCGGTGACCTCATCGGGGTTTCCGGTCGGCGAGGAAAATCCAGGAAGGGCGAACCTTCCGTCCTGGTCGACATGTGGCGGATGGAAGCCAAATGTCTCCACCCGATGCCTGACAAGTGGCGTGGACTGACCGACCCGGAGGCGCTGGTCCGTCAGCGTTACCTGGACCTCGCGGTCAACTCCAAGACCCGCGAGCGGATGCGGGCCCGGTCCGCGGTCCTCACTTCCCTGCGCTCCACGCTTGGTTCTTACAAATACCTCGAGGTGGAGACCCCCATCCTGCAGACCATTCACGGCGGGGCCAATGCACGGCCCTTCCGCACCCACATCAATGCGTACGACCTCGACCTGTACCTGCGGATCGCTCCTGAGCTGTACCTGAAGCGACTGTGCGTCGGAGGTATGGACCGGGTCTTCGAACTCGGGCGGACATTCCGCAACGAGGGCGTGGACTTCTCGCACAACCCGGAGTTCACGATCCTGGAAGCCTATGCGGCGCACGGCGACTACCTGACAATGATGGACCTGTGCCGTGAGCTGATCCAGAATGCGGCGATCGCCGCGAATGGTGAGTGCGTGGTACCCGGACCGAACGGGGAGCGGGTCGACATCTCCGGGGAGTGGCCGGTGAAGACCTTGCACGGCGCGATCTCGGAAGCGCTGCTGGAGATGGGTGGCCAGGAGATCACCGCAGAAACGCCGGTCGAGATCCTGCGTGAGCAGTGTGATCTCGCGGGGGTTCCGTATTTGAGCGGGTGGGATGCCGGCACGGTGGCGCTGGAGATGTACGAGCGTTTGGTGGAGGAACACACCCAGCGGCCGACCTTCTACTGCGACTTCCCGGTGTCGGTGTCACCGTTGACTCGTTCCCACCGGTCGACCCCCGGGGTCACCGAACGGTGGGACCTGGTGGCCTGGGGCGTAGAGCTCGGGACCGCCTATTCGGAATTGACCGATCCGCTGGAGCAGCGTCGACGGTTGACCGCACAGTCGGAGAGCGCCGCCGCTGGTGACCCCGAGGCCATGGAGCTGGACGAGGACTTCCTCGTCGCCCTGGAGCATGGCATGCCACCGACCGGTGGTCTGGGCATGGGCGTGGACCGGTTGGTCATGATGATCACCGGGGCGAGCATCAGGGAGACCCTGCCCTTCCCGATGGCCCGTCCGCGATGA
- a CDS encoding alpha/beta fold hydrolase, which yields MSEEGPYSEGREVRRVVLFPGAGMVARSYQGLLRRCLPSGRYEVWDRGTGDLEADVAGMAALCAQDPPGSLVVVAHSMGAFAAETFVRRHPEKVAGLVLLDPSAELDLSSPTEDLASLSSFSGRGWAERTPVVRRFLRDFRRYDCDAAAVAALRADSQLPDVPMVVVTALLTQWRSGDRRWQEVQERLVAELAAAHPRGEDGVSWELLVPCGHAVMWWRPAATAQIVRSVLEQPSR from the coding sequence GTGTCTGAGGAGGGGCCGTACTCTGAAGGACGCGAAGTCCGCCGTGTCGTGCTCTTCCCCGGTGCAGGGATGGTCGCTCGCAGCTATCAGGGTCTCTTGCGTCGCTGCCTGCCTTCGGGCCGTTACGAGGTCTGGGATCGGGGCACCGGTGACCTCGAGGCTGATGTGGCGGGCATGGCAGCGCTCTGCGCGCAGGATCCGCCGGGAAGTCTCGTGGTCGTTGCCCATTCAATGGGGGCTTTCGCGGCGGAGACCTTTGTCCGGCGTCATCCGGAGAAGGTGGCCGGGCTGGTCCTGCTGGATCCGAGCGCAGAACTTGATCTGTCGTCACCGACCGAGGACCTGGCCTCCCTGTCGTCCTTCTCCGGCAGAGGGTGGGCCGAGCGGACTCCGGTGGTACGTCGTTTTCTGCGTGATTTCCGCCGGTACGACTGCGATGCCGCGGCAGTGGCAGCTCTCCGGGCCGATTCGCAGCTGCCGGACGTCCCGATGGTGGTGGTGACGGCGCTGCTCACCCAGTGGCGGTCAGGGGACCGGCGTTGGCAGGAAGTGCAGGAGCGGTTGGTGGCCGAGCTGGCTGCAGCGCATCCCCGAGGCGAGGACGGAGTGTCCTGGGAGTTGCTGGTGCCGTGTGGTCATGCCGTCATGTGGTGGCGGCCGGCAGCTACTGCACAGATCGTGAGATCGGTTCTGGAGCAGCCATCGCGTTGA
- a CDS encoding phospholipase: protein MSKHTLRALVAGSFAAALAAGAVIAPAHAASPAPVAPAAPATSTQRPIYAIAHRVLTTGGVDDALKMGYNALEVDLTAWKDGWYADHDGIPTSKGDTVEPMFKRIAENRKAGKNVSFVWLDIKNPDHCSSGDPKWKHCSVAHLQSKAREILEPAGIKVLYGFYKTVGGGGWKTITSSLNKNEAVAVSGTYGSVKQQFNEHGKNIPPAQRVADYGLFDIRQGFGDCGTKGNKTCNELRRSSQARDEGELGRTFGWTIAKNQDAYVDGLLGKAHVDGMITGFKATHFYSHSHTEQALKSITSWVEKHSSTHRMATNADKPW from the coding sequence TTGTCGAAGCACACCCTGCGCGCGCTGGTAGCCGGATCCTTTGCCGCCGCATTGGCGGCCGGTGCCGTCATCGCGCCTGCACACGCCGCATCCCCCGCTCCCGTCGCTCCTGCTGCGCCAGCCACCTCCACCCAGCGGCCGATCTACGCCATCGCCCACCGCGTCTTGACCACCGGAGGTGTCGACGACGCACTGAAGATGGGCTACAACGCCCTCGAAGTCGATCTGACCGCTTGGAAAGACGGCTGGTACGCCGACCACGACGGCATCCCGACCAGTAAGGGTGACACCGTCGAGCCGATGTTCAAACGCATCGCCGAGAACCGCAAGGCCGGCAAGAACGTCAGCTTCGTCTGGCTCGACATCAAGAACCCTGACCATTGCAGCTCAGGAGATCCCAAGTGGAAACACTGCTCGGTGGCCCACCTGCAGAGCAAAGCTCGAGAAATCCTCGAACCCGCCGGCATCAAAGTGCTCTACGGCTTCTACAAGACCGTCGGCGGCGGCGGATGGAAAACCATCACCTCCTCCTTGAACAAGAACGAGGCCGTAGCCGTCAGCGGCACCTACGGCAGCGTGAAACAGCAGTTCAACGAGCACGGCAAGAACATTCCGCCAGCCCAGCGAGTCGCCGACTACGGCCTGTTCGACATCCGCCAGGGCTTCGGTGACTGCGGCACCAAGGGCAACAAGACCTGCAACGAACTGCGCCGATCGTCCCAAGCCCGGGACGAGGGTGAACTCGGCCGCACCTTCGGATGGACCATCGCCAAGAACCAGGACGCCTATGTCGACGGTCTACTCGGCAAAGCCCATGTCGACGGCATGATCACCGGGTTCAAGGCCACACACTTCTACAGTCACAGCCACACCGAGCAAGCGCTCAAGTCCATCACCAGCTGGGTCGAGAAGCACTCCTCGACCCACCGCATGGCGACCAACGCCGACAAACCGTGGTGA
- a CDS encoding alpha/beta hydrolase, with protein MQPTSASFLLVAGVLTAAAVIGSIVLSPRLSGGIWRLLARTLLQLVAHVLVVIMVAAVINRAMGFFPTWASLISDGKFNGAEQTMGKPADALKKEVSATGLGKAPSQLPVLPTPGSRVQEYEVTGPNSHFATKIMVLLPKEYDPKRSEEYPVMVALHGYPATPDHWTKHMQIQTKLDEAVASKKIAPTLVVMPQVNMPQAVDTECVDGTEPGHPKVETFLAKDLPGWVTSHFRAKTERAAWNTIGYSAGGYCSLMVAMKHPEAYGTAISFSGYLTPAFSSAYQPFPENSSQAKSYNLIEVARSAPGVALWIQRDDITAGRDSSGKSEVKRLIEAAKAPLSITTFDQPGAGHLTVVWKEGLVRSFTWLGRASPSFAPR; from the coding sequence ATGCAGCCGACCAGCGCCAGTTTCCTCCTTGTGGCGGGTGTTCTCACTGCCGCAGCCGTCATCGGATCGATCGTCCTCTCCCCGCGGCTTTCCGGTGGCATCTGGCGACTGCTCGCTCGCACCTTGCTCCAGCTGGTGGCACATGTCCTGGTCGTCATCATGGTGGCAGCTGTCATCAACCGAGCCATGGGCTTCTTTCCGACCTGGGCGAGTCTGATCTCCGACGGTAAGTTCAACGGTGCCGAACAGACCATGGGTAAGCCCGCCGATGCCCTGAAGAAAGAGGTCTCGGCGACCGGGCTGGGCAAGGCGCCGTCCCAGCTTCCGGTCCTGCCGACTCCGGGCAGTCGGGTTCAGGAGTACGAGGTCACTGGGCCCAATTCGCATTTCGCGACGAAGATCATGGTGCTCTTGCCGAAGGAGTACGACCCGAAGCGATCGGAGGAGTATCCGGTGATGGTGGCCCTGCACGGCTACCCGGCCACTCCTGACCACTGGACCAAGCACATGCAGATCCAGACCAAGTTGGACGAGGCGGTCGCCTCTAAGAAGATCGCGCCGACACTGGTCGTGATGCCGCAGGTCAATATGCCTCAGGCGGTCGACACCGAGTGTGTTGACGGCACGGAGCCTGGTCATCCGAAAGTGGAGACTTTCCTGGCGAAAGACCTCCCTGGATGGGTGACCTCGCATTTCCGGGCCAAGACCGAACGGGCGGCCTGGAACACTATTGGATATTCCGCCGGGGGGTATTGCTCCTTGATGGTCGCCATGAAGCATCCTGAGGCCTACGGAACAGCCATTTCTTTCTCTGGATACCTGACCCCCGCATTCAGCTCCGCATACCAACCTTTCCCCGAGAACAGCTCTCAGGCGAAGTCGTACAACCTCATTGAGGTCGCCCGATCCGCGCCCGGGGTGGCGCTGTGGATTCAACGTGATGACATCACCGCAGGCCGAGACTCCTCGGGGAAGAGCGAGGTCAAGAGGTTGATCGAAGCGGCAAAGGCGCCGCTGTCGATCACGACTTTCGATCAGCCCGGAGCAGGTCACCTCACCGTGGTCTGGAAGGAAGGGTTGGTGCGTTCCTTCACCTGGCTCGGTCGGGCAAGCCCCTCCTTCGCGCCGAGGTGA
- a CDS encoding alpha/beta hydrolase, with amino-acid sequence MGSTEFVATAVDDLSLYGHSWLPSAESSCPGSNEPRAAVVIVHGMAEHCQRYTPFAGQLADAGFAVYAYDQRGHGRTAVANDRPLGHLADRAGWQLLLSDLGEIVRIVTENHPGLPVFLFGHSMGSLVVRAYVQSHGDDLAGAVLCGTAGDPGPVRWAGLALARSEAALRGRLARSSTMNRLLFGSFNRPFEQGLVPGQVTGFEWLSTSTQEVATYVADPWCGFVCTTQFYADLLAGIGPVHDRARVSGVPPWLPIFLVAGSDDPVGDSWRGVLQAKQLFRDSGVRDVRSQLYRGARHEILNDRCRDQVARDVVAWLEEQIRATPLRREN; translated from the coding sequence ATGGGAAGTACCGAATTCGTCGCCACCGCTGTCGATGACCTCTCGTTGTACGGCCACTCCTGGCTGCCCTCGGCAGAGTCGTCGTGCCCCGGATCGAACGAACCCCGAGCAGCAGTCGTCATCGTGCACGGCATGGCGGAGCACTGTCAGCGATACACCCCGTTCGCCGGCCAACTGGCCGATGCCGGCTTCGCGGTATATGCCTACGACCAGCGCGGACACGGACGCACTGCGGTGGCCAACGATCGACCTTTAGGGCATCTTGCCGACCGTGCCGGTTGGCAACTGTTGCTTTCCGACCTGGGCGAGATCGTCCGCATCGTGACCGAGAACCACCCGGGGCTTCCGGTCTTCCTCTTCGGGCACAGCATGGGCAGTCTCGTCGTGCGCGCCTATGTGCAGAGCCATGGCGACGACCTTGCCGGGGCAGTCCTGTGCGGCACGGCCGGAGATCCCGGACCCGTCAGATGGGCGGGGTTGGCCTTGGCCAGGTCGGAAGCGGCCTTACGGGGCCGCCTGGCCAGGTCGTCGACGATGAACCGATTGCTCTTCGGCTCCTTCAACCGGCCTTTCGAGCAAGGGCTCGTACCGGGGCAGGTCACTGGTTTCGAATGGTTGTCGACCTCTACCCAGGAGGTGGCCACCTATGTGGCCGATCCGTGGTGCGGCTTCGTGTGCACAACACAGTTCTATGCGGATCTGCTGGCCGGGATAGGGCCCGTGCACGACAGGGCGAGGGTCTCCGGGGTACCGCCTTGGTTACCGATCTTCCTGGTGGCCGGCTCCGACGATCCGGTGGGCGATTCCTGGCGAGGTGTCCTCCAGGCGAAACAACTTTTCCGGGACTCAGGTGTGCGAGATGTGCGTTCTCAGCTGTACCGGGGCGCCCGGCACGAGATCCTGAACGATCGCTGTCGGGATCAGGTCGCCCGTGACGTGGTGGCCTGGCTGGAGGAACAGATCAGGGCGACCCCACTGCGACGCGAGAACTGA